TTCGAAAGATCCTCATCGCCGATCCCGACCTCGAGTCGGTCCGCCCGTTGTCCCGGGCGCTGCGCACCAAGGGGTACCAGGTGCACTACGCGCCGGATGGCTCGAGGGCGCTGGAGGTGTCGGTGCTGCGGCACCCGGACCTCATCCTGTTCGACGAGGCGTGCCGGCTGCTGGACGCGCGCACCTTCATCAACATCCTGCGCACCAACCCGCGCACGGATGACATTCCCGTGGTGGTGTCCACCGGCCAGTTCGAGGCGGACCGGATGCGAGGCCTGCGCGATGGCTTCCTTCGCAAGCCCTTCAACATCGACGAGGTGCTCTCGCGCATCGAGCACGTCTTCCGCCGCAACGAGGCGGCGAAGGATCTCAAGAGCGAGGCGCAGGAGATCGAAGGCTCGCTGAGCCAGCTGAGCATTCCGGATCTGATGCAGATCCTCGGGATGAACAAGCGCAGCGGGAAGCTGACGCTGGAGCGGGGCAACGAGCGAGGGGAGATCGTCGTGGTGGAGGGCCGCCCGGCGAACGCGAGGGTGGGCCGGGCCGAGGGAGAGAAGGCGCTCTTCCGGCTGCTGGTGTGGTCGGAGGGGACGTTCACCTTCGCGCCGGGAGGAAACAGCGGGAAGGCGCGCATCCAGCGAGCGATGGACGACGCGCTGCTGGAGGCGATGCGGCAGGCGGACGAGGTGAACCGGCTGCTGCCGGGATTGCCGCCGCGCAACACGCGGCTGGTGCTCGCGCCGGAGGCGGACCTGACGAAGGATCAGCACCCGGTGACGGCGCAGGTGGTGGAGTTGCTGCGCCAGCCGAGGGCGCTGGGCGAGGTGTTGGACCTGGCGCCGGCCACGGACCTGGAAGTGGTGGGCGTGCTGCACACGCTGCTGCAGAAGGGCGTGGCCCGCATGGCCGAGGGCGAGCGGGACGAGGGGGGGCCGCTGATGGGCCCCGCCGAGCTGCACGCGCTGCGCGGACGCATCCTGCGGGGCAAGGGTCCCACGAAGGAGGCGACCGCGAAGGTCTTCGTCTGCGGGAGTGGCCCTTCGGTGGCGCGCCGGCTGTTGTCGCAGCTGCCGGACATCGCGGCGGTGGCGGCTGAGCCCACGGCGGTGAAGAGCGGCTTCGGCACGCTGGGGCGGTTGGACCTGAACGAGCTGCTACACCTGGACTTCTGCGTGCTGCCTCCGGCGGAGGCGGCGAGGCCGTTGTGGAGGCCCTTCAGCGCGGGAGGGGTAGGGGCGCTGCTGTTCGACACGTCGGAAGCGGCGGTGAAGCTGGCGTACTTCCTGGCGTGGGACATCCGGATGCCGGTGGTGGTGGTGGGCCACCCAGTGCCCGCGGAGCTCCAGGG
This is a stretch of genomic DNA from Archangium violaceum. It encodes these proteins:
- a CDS encoding DUF4388 domain-containing protein encodes the protein MAQVRKILIADPDLESVRPLSRALRTKGYQVHYAPDGSRALEVSVLRHPDLILFDEACRLLDARTFINILRTNPRTDDIPVVVSTGQFEADRMRGLRDGFLRKPFNIDEVLSRIEHVFRRNEAAKDLKSEAQEIEGSLSQLSIPDLMQILGMNKRSGKLTLERGNERGEIVVVEGRPANARVGRAEGEKALFRLLVWSEGTFTFAPGGNSGKARIQRAMDDALLEAMRQADEVNRLLPGLPPRNTRLVLAPEADLTKDQHPVTAQVVELLRQPRALGEVLDLAPATDLEVVGVLHTLLQKGVARMAEGERDEGGPLMGPAELHALRGRILRGKGPTKEATAKVFVCGSGPSVARRLLSQLPDIAAVAAEPTAVKSGFGTLGRLDLNELLHLDFCVLPPAEAARPLWRPFSAGGVGALLFDTSEAAVKLAYFLAWDIRMPVVVVGHPVPAELQGAPAGAASVGEDLTEAVRSLLILALNPAPMLPGVPQQVSRTVSA